Proteins encoded together in one Camelina sativa cultivar DH55 chromosome 9, Cs, whole genome shotgun sequence window:
- the LOC104715159 gene encoding uncharacterized protein LOC104715159: MIFDYCDDSDGTDSDDENFSMYGIPPEEEEEKPTAISPNKKTSSGIFIEEQKEDDNYAKLDLSSLKLAVGQCYETKKHLETRLKILTVVEKFDYYKYKSNPRLLIVKCWVKGLTERFSRTRQATHEILGALYKDFVGGVGPKVLPMHVVEALNKRFQIKMEYWKAYRTLRHARELVRGSPESGYMQLITYLYMLKKANLGTYTQLELDDADRFKYLFLAYGASLNGFPFMRKVLVVDGTFLQGKYKGTLLTATAQDGNFQIFPIAWAVVDTEMMNHGTGFSNNSGREAFGLVKKAANAYRVVDFQTIFDQIEALNPALHHYLVQADVRLWTHAHFPGDRYNLLTSNIAESMNKVMSHARSYPIVELLETIRSMMTRWFSDRRNDALKMTTSLTRGVEKVLQSRVEYAKLLTVQDIDANQVQVTSGSSLHVVNLKYRRCTCRRFDLEKLPCAHAIAACEKRNISRIWMCHPYFRRSYLCDSYATAIMPRDFGTPVPEQVVSKVALPPIPKNKPGRPKNSRMKYALEIAMQRKKPRKQYTCGFSKTAGFSNSNSMP, from the exons ATGATATTTGATTACTGTGATGATTCTGATGGAACAGATTCCGATGATGAAAATTTTAGCATGTATGGGattccaccagaagaagaagaagaaaaacctaCTGCAATTTCACCAAATAAGAAGACAAGTTCAGGTATATTCATTGAAGAACAGAAGGAAGATGATAATTATGCAAAGTTAGACTTGTCTTCTCTTAAGTTGGCTGTTGGTCAATGttatgaaacaaagaagcaTTTGGAGACACGATTGAAAATACTAACCGTAGTAGAGAAGTTTGATTACTACAAATATAAATCGAACCCAAGGTTGCTAATTGTCAAATGCTGGGTAAAAGGTT TGACAGAGCGTTTTTCACGTACCCGACAAGCAACTCATGAGATTCTAGGAGCGTTGTACAAGGATTTCGTTGGTGGAGTTGGGCCGAAGGTATTGCCAATGCATGTTGTAGAAGCGTTAAACAAACGCTTCCAGATCAAG ATGGAATACTGGAAGGCGTATCGGACACTACGACATGCTCGTGAATTGGTTAGGGGTAGTCCAGAGAGTGGTTATATGCAGCTAATTACTTACTTGTACATGTTAAAGAAGGCAAATCTAGGAACATATACGCAGCTTGAACTTGATGATGCTGATAGATTTAAGTACTTGTTTCTAGCTTATGGTGCAAGCTTGAATGGATTTCCTTTCATGAGGAAAGTGTTGGTTGTTGATGGTACTTTTTTACAAGGAAAATACAAAGGGACACTTCTGACGGCCACAGCTCAAGATggcaattttcagatttttcctATAGCATGGGCCGTGGTTGATACAGAAATGATGAATCATGGGACTGGTTTTTCAAACAACTCCG GTCGGGAAGCATTTGGTTTGGTTAAGAAGGCGGCGAATGCTTACAGAGTAGTCGATTTTCAAACCATTTTTGATCAGATTGAAGCTTTGAACCCTGCACTTCATCATTACCTTGTCCAAGCAGATGTGCGACTCTGGACACATGCACATTTCCCTGGTGATAGGTACAACTTGCTTACTAGTaacattgcagaatcaatgaataAGGTGATGTCACACGCTAGAAGTTATCCTATTGTGGAACTGTTAGAAACAATTAGGTCCATGATGACTAGATGGTTTTCAGATCGAAGGAATGATGCATTAAAAATGACTACATCTCTAACTCGTGGTGTTGAGAAAGTTCTACAG AGTCGTGTAGAGTATGCTAAGCTACTTACTGTGCAAGATATAGATGCTAATCAAGTACAAGTTACAAGTGGATCATCTCTCCACGttgtaaatttgaaatatagaAGGTGTACATGTCGCAGGTTTGACTTGGAGAAGTTGCCTTGTGCACATGCGATTGCGGCTTGTGAAAAGAGGAACATATCTCGAATATGGATGTGTCATCCTTATTTCCGTAGAAGCTACTTGTGTGATTCCTATGCAACTGCCATCATGCCAAGAGATTTTGGTACACCAGTTCCTGAACAAGTTGTGAGCAAGGTTGCTTTACCACCGATACCTAAAAACAAACCTGGAAGGCCAAAGAATTCAAGAATGAAGTATGCTTTGGAGATTGCGATGCAAAggaaaaaaccaagaaaacaatacACTTGTG GTTTCTCAAAAACTGCAGGTttctcaaattcaaattcaatgcCTTAA
- the LOC104715160 gene encoding uncharacterized protein At4g02000-like — MLVLQRWQPTISRSFPSEILFWIQVTRIPVHLWTEELIQSIGEDIRTVEHLDVSSIVARMRVCINGLQPLVKIASVEFKNEEEIEVELVYERLKKYCKLCYGLDHDDKDCPSIKITRNLPLLRHSSQGRNDRSFKHSEDNSRSSRRDTSAHGIHGNHSRAKDRDYQQRESRSQDLQQSSRKDFSFC; from the coding sequence ATGCTTGTCCTGCAGAGATGGCAACCCACCATCTCAAGATCTTTTCCCTCAGAGATCCTGTTTTGGATTCAAGTTACTAGAATCCCAGTCCATCTTTGGACCGAAGAGTTGATTCAGAGTATTGGAGAGGATATCAGAACAGTGGAGCATCTTGATGTCTCCTCCATAGTGGCTCGGATGAGAGTGTGTATTAATGGTCTCCAACCCCTTGTGAAGATCGCCAGTGTTGAGTtcaaaaatgaagaagaaattgaagttGAACTGGTTTACGAAAGACTCAAGAAGTATTGCAAGTTGTGCTATGGGCTGGACCACGATGACAAAGATTGTCCATCAATTAAGATAACTAGAAACCTTCCTCTGCTGCGACATTCGTCACAGGGAAGAAATGATAGATCCTTTAAACATTCGGAAGACAATTCGCGCTCTTCTAGGCGGGATACTTCTGCCCATGGTATTCATGGGAATCATTCACGTGCAAAAGATCGTGATTATCAACAGAGAGAGTCAAGATCGCAGGATCTTCAACAGTCTAGCAGGAAGGACTTCTCCTTCTGCTAG